AAGACTATGAGTATCCTGGAAAGCAAAGTTTTGACTACTCAAAAATACGCCGTTGCCACTCGCGTGTCAATCTCACGTTCGCAACATGTCGAGCGTTTCGGATCACCGAAACCCCGTGTGGGCACGTTGCTTATGTACAGCCGCACTGTTTTGCACCGCGGCAGTGGCACTCGACACAACGCTCTGTAGAAATAAGAGCTAACGACGCACGGGCGCCACGCGTGCCGGCTTTGTGCGGTACTTCCGAATGGCGTCGAGTGTTCGCTGGAAATCATCGGGCAGGGGGGCTTCAAATTCCATTCGCTGCCCCGTCACGGGATGATCAAACCCCAACTTAAGTGCATGGAGTGCCTGCCGCGACATCAAGACTTCGTCGTCGTCTTCGGAAACGCCTTCGACCAGTTCGGAAAGACTGAGCGAACTATTTCCTTCGTAAAGGCGATCCGCCACGATCGGATGTCCGAGGTGATGCATATGCACGCGCAACTGATGTGTTCGACCGGTCTGTGGACAAAGCCTGACAAACGAAAAGCCATTGAACCGTTCCAGAACCTCGTAGAACGTCGCTGCGTGACGCGAGTTATTCCCTTCGGGACAGACCATCATCCGTTCCCGATTGCGATTGCTGACTCGGACGTGCGTTTCGATGTAATCACGATCGAACGAGAGTTCACCCCAAGTAATCGCCCGGTACTCCTTCTCAACCGTCCGTTCTTCAAACTGACGACTTAAGTGATGATGAACCGTATTGTCCTTGGCGACGACCAGGACTCCGCTGGTGTCGCGATCAAGTCGATGCACGATCCCTGCGCGAAACTTGCCCGCAACGTCGCTGAGACGATCAAAATGAAATTGCAGCGCACCGGCCAATGTCCCGAGGTAGTTTCCTCGCCCCGGATGCACGATCATATTGGCCGACTTGTTGATAACGATCAGCGCATCGTCGTCATAGAGAATATTCAGCGGAATATCTTCGGGCGGCAGGGTGCGATCGGGTTCTTCCGGCAACCGAAATTCGATGCAGTCATTCACACGCAACCGACGTGACATTTTGACCGGCAGCCCATTGATCAGGACGCCGTCATCTTCGAGCACGCGCTGAAAGGCGGCCCGACTGAAGTTGGGATAAAGCCGAACCAGATAGTGATCGACGCGCCAACCATGAGCCCGCGCTTCGACGATCGATTTAAGGGGCTCGCCAGGAGCCTGTGCAACTTCTTCGGTGGGCTCGAGTTCAGGTTCTTCGTCGCTCATTTTAATACTACTTCATCTCAGACAATTTAGACTCGGGCCAATCCGACATTGCGGACCACCCCGAACAGACTGCAGGGACGTGCAAGAAGCCCGGCTCCTTGAGGTGGCCGGGCTTCCTGAACGGCGATTTCAATACGATGGACGACTCTTGATCCCGAGTCGGTTTCAATTCTTTTCGGGTGACTTTTCACCATCTTTTGGCGGTTCGGCCGGTTTCGGCTGATCGCCCTCAGCGGGTTTTGCAGGTTCAGCGAGCTTCTCTGACTCTGCGGGCTTCGAGTCATCCAGCTTCGGCAGTTCCGTGTTTTTTTCCTCGGCCTTTGGCTCGTTCGCTTTCGGGTCAGCCGGTGCAGCGGGCGCCGCATCCTTTTTCTCGTCTGCGGCAGGAGTCTTGGCACCGTCCGGCTTGATGTCGAACGGCCGCACTTCTGGCGGCTTGGGATTTTCCTTGCTGAACCAGGTGTAGAACTCGGCGGCGTCTTTTCGCTTCAAAGCGGCCAGACGCTCGTCGGCCACGACTTTGAACATCGTCTCGGGATAGTCTTTCAACAATTGATCATAGGCTTCGATCGGTTTGGAGGTATCGCCGTCACACGTCGCTTCAACGCACTGAGCGACTCCCCAAAGAGCCCGTTCACGAATCGCCGCGGGAACGGACTTTTCGTGCAGCAACTTTTCAAAATCGCCGCGGGCCGACTTCAAATCGGTGACGGCCAGTTCACGATTCGTGAACATCAGCGGCAAGGCAGACTGCAATGTCTTTTCGGCATAGACCAACTGAGCCCACTGCGCCGGCAGCTTCCCTTTGAAGCGGTCGACCACTTTCCCGAAATCATCGAGCGTGCTGGCCTCATCCAGCTCTTTCCAAGCGGCAGCATTGTCCACTTCGCTGCTGCGAGTCCACCAGAACCCGATCGCTCCGAACACCAGTGCCGCACAGAGCACGGCAATCGCAGTTCCGAGATGACGTTCGAGGAAGCTTGCGGTCTTGTTGGTGACAACACCGAGATCATTTGTCAGAAGCTGATGTCGCTCTTCGCTTTTCATGCTGAGACTTCATGAGGGAGACCGGGCCACTTGTACGGAAGACGGTCAGTGTAGGTCGACCCGCAAAGACCGTCAAGGAATGTCTTTCCGGCGACATGCTGAGCTTGAACCTTCTTAGCAGCCTGTTGGAGCAACGGGGACTGGCTCCAATCGGATG
This Schlesneria paludicola DSM 18645 DNA region includes the following protein-coding sequences:
- a CDS encoding RluA family pseudouridine synthase, whose protein sequence is MSDEEPELEPTEEVAQAPGEPLKSIVEARAHGWRVDHYLVRLYPNFSRAAFQRVLEDDGVLINGLPVKMSRRLRVNDCIEFRLPEEPDRTLPPEDIPLNILYDDDALIVINKSANMIVHPGRGNYLGTLAGALQFHFDRLSDVAGKFRAGIVHRLDRDTSGVLVVAKDNTVHHHLSRQFEERTVEKEYRAITWGELSFDRDYIETHVRVSNRNRERMMVCPEGNNSRHAATFYEVLERFNGFSFVRLCPQTGRTHQLRVHMHHLGHPIVADRLYEGNSSLSLSELVEGVSEDDDEVLMSRQALHALKLGFDHPVTGQRMEFEAPLPDDFQRTLDAIRKYRTKPARVAPVRR